The following proteins come from a genomic window of Pieris napi chromosome 15, ilPieNapi1.2, whole genome shotgun sequence:
- the LOC125056692 gene encoding venom acid phosphatase Acph-1-like produces MYRYIVLAIFVIGWAQCNVINEDDENELLMAFVVNRHGERTPDSDELSLSDQQEKIKKLTIIEGLEGLTNTGKRRAYQIGKFIRQRYGSQGYGLLSNIYLQDEIMLRSTDKERTKMTAQMAMAAVFPPDSEQQWDDGLGKVWQPVPYTAVPLKEDYLRYYSNCKRFKDLMAIAKSESLYQEFRPYTELFKLVQTTTGKDFSEDPLLFETLFDLFKSQVSLGLDIPNWAKPVLPKLGEAAKLAYRLYYRTEEMRRLGGGVILNHFIETALDIINGKNVTKRFHMYSAHDFNIGSLMEVTGITKHEQPVPEYGAIFGLELFRSRVTGEFSVLPIYVAKAGESSLQKLHFTYCDASGSYCNFDKFRNATRHQLLPEWEFYSICDIRTEL; encoded by the exons atGTACCGGTACATCGTGCTAGCCATTTTCGTGATAGGCTGGGCGCAGTGTAACGTCATCAATGAAGATGACGAAAATGAACTCCTTATGGCATTTGTG GTGAACAGACACGGTGAAAGGACGCCGGATTCTGATGAGTTGTCCTTGTCAGATCAACAGGAAAAGATAAAGAAACTAACAATCATTGAGGGATTAGAAGGATTAactaat ACTGGCAAGCGGAGAGCGTACCAAATCGGAAAATTCATTCGACAAAGATATGGATCGCAGGGCTATGGACTCTTATCCAACATATACCTTCAAGATGAGATAATGTTGAGAAGTACTGACAAGGAGAGGACAAAAATGACAGCTCAGATGGCAATGGCTGCTGTCTTTCCACCTGATTCTGAGCAGCAATGGGATGATGGGCTTGGCAAAGTCTGGCAACCTGTACCATACACAGCCGTACCATTGAAGGAAGATTAT CTCCGTTACTACTCAAACTGCAAACGTTTTAAAGACCTAATGGCTATCGCGAAGTCCGAATCACTGTACCAGGAGTTCAGACCCTATACGGAGCTCTTCAAGTTGGTGCAGACGACGACAGGAAAGGACTTCAGTGAAGATCCGCTTCTTTTTGAGACCCTCTTCGATTTGTTTAAGAGTCAG GTAAGCCTTGGTCTAGATATACCTAACTGGGCGAAACCCGTTCTGCCGAAATTGGGAGAAGCTGCAAAACTAGCGTACAGGCTTTATTACAGAACAGAAGAGATGAGACGTCTTGGTGGAG GTGTTATATTAAACCACTTCATTGAGACGGCATTAGACATAATTAACGGGAAGAACGTGACCAAGAGGTTCCATATGTACTCAGCCCATGACTTCAACATTGGATCTCTTATGGAAGTCACTGGGATCACCAAACACGAGCAACCGGTTCCGGAGTATGGTGCTATCTTTGGATTGGAGCTCTTCCGTTCGAGGGTGACGGGAGAGTTTAGCGTGCTT CCGATATATGTGGCGAAAGCCGGTGAATCTTCTCTTCAAAAGTTACACTTTACCTACTGCGACGCAAGTGGAAGTTACTGCAATTTCGACAAGTTTAGAAATGCAACACGCCATCAACTACTTCCAGAATGGGAGTTCTACAGTATTTGTGATATTAGGACTGAGCTGTga